The DNA sequence GAGAACGACGCCAACGCCGCCGCGGTCGCCGAGCACTGGAAGGGCGCCGCGACCGACACCGACGACATGGTCTTCGTGATGGCCGGGCTCAGCCCCGGAGCGGGCTCCCTGATCGGAGGTCGGCTGCACCGCGGGTTCGGCGGGGCCGCCGGGGAGATCGGCGCCCTGCACCTGCTGGGACGCGAGGTCACGCCGGAGAAGCTGCTCTCGACCACCGGCGAACCGCTGCACCCGCTGGACGAGCGGGCGGTGGCGGAGGTCTTCGCGAAGGCCAAGCGCGGGGACGTGGGGTCGGTGGCAGCGGTGGAGCGGTTCATCCAGCGGCTGGTCCACGACGTGGCCGCGCTGGTCCTGGCGATGGATCCGGAGCTGGTCGTGGTCGGCGGCTGGGCGGCCGGGCTGGACGGGGTACTGGACCCCCTGCGCCGGGAACTGGAGCGCTACTGTCTGCGCCCGCCGCGCGTGGCGCTGTCCCTGCTGGGCGAGGCGGCGGTGGCCACGGGAGCGCTGCGGCTGGCGCTGGACCACGTGGAAGAAGAACTGTTCGCGGTGGAGAAGACGGTCACCGCCCGCCGCTGATCCCCTCGGGGGCGCGGTACGGATACGGGTGCACGCCGCCGCCGGTGCCGCGGATCGACGCACGCGCCGCCGGGTCCAGCCCAGGCGCCGGTCCAACTTGCGGGTCGGCGTCGGTGAGTCCCTGCGGGGCAGAGTCCCCTACCCGCCCTTCGCCCGTTCCCCGGGCTCTGCCCGGACCCGGTCCTCAAACGCCGGACGGGCTGACAGGCCCCTGGGGCTCCGCCCCAGACCCCGGTCCTCAAACGCCGGACAGGCTGAGAACAGCGGCCCGTCCGTCCGCCGAGCGGGGCCACCGCTGCGTGGCGGCCCCGGTCAGCAGCTGGTCGGCATGGTCAGGACGCGACCCGCGCGTCGTGGGTGATCTGCACGTCGCCCGAGTCGCCGAAGGTCAGCCGGCAGGTGTCCGCCCGGTAGGTGGCCACCGAGACGGCCGCCGTGCCGGCCGCCGTGAAGTAGCGGGTGGTGACCAGGAGGACCGGGGCGCCGGGCAGGCGGTCCAGTTCCTTCGCGTCCTCGGCACGGGCGGAGCCGAGCTCCACGGAGCGGTCCTGGCCGTCGAGGACCAGCTTCTGCAGCTCGCGCATGACCGTGCGGGCGCGGGCCGGACCGGCCGGGGCGTCGATGGCGGAGAGGCCCGGCACCGAGGAGGCCGGCACGTACAGCAGCTCGGCGGCGAGGACCTGGCCCTGCTCGACGCGGCTGCGGCGCACCGCGAGCACCATCTCGCCGGGGGCGGCCCCGAGGAGCTTCAGGAGGGCGGGGGTGAGCACGGCCTCCTCCGCCGCGTCCACCGGCTCCCACCC is a window from the Streptomyces sp. NBC_01244 genome containing:
- a CDS encoding ROK family transcriptional regulator encodes the protein MGQLTGGDPSLLRRINSAVVLRALRAAEAPTLTDLTRVTGLSRPTVEGVVEGLIGTGLVVEAGAEEGARRQGRPARRFRFRAEAGHLLGVEIGAHRIAVLLSGLDGRVIGAGTKEVAETASADERLERVRGAVADLLRRAGVPRDSLRAVGVGSPGIVEADGTVRLGTALPGWTGLPLGERLRRSFRCPVQVENDANAAAVAEHWKGAATDTDDMVFVMAGLSPGAGSLIGGRLHRGFGGAAGEIGALHLLGREVTPEKLLSTTGEPLHPLDERAVAEVFAKAKRGDVGSVAAVERFIQRLVHDVAALVLAMDPELVVVGGWAAGLDGVLDPLRRELERYCLRPPRVALSLLGEAAVATGALRLALDHVEEELFAVEKTVTARR
- a CDS encoding GntR family transcriptional regulator, producing MGTTQLETVPEPKYLHLKTVLSEALDQDFAVGEILPNERELAARFGVARATLRQALEQLELEGRLQRRRGVGTTVAPPRVGVDVGSAQHSWPGESVDGWEPVDAAEEAVLTPALLKLLGAAPGEMVLAVRRSRVEQGQVLAAELLYVPASSVPGLSAIDAPAGPARARTVMRELQKLVLDGQDRSVELGSARAEDAKELDRLPGAPVLLVTTRYFTAAGTAAVSVATYRADTCRLTFGDSGDVQITHDARVAS